GCTGCCATAGGCCACTCACTGGGGTgcaaggcccagccaatcagaatgagttttccacacaaaaaggctttattacagacagaaatactcctcagcaccccctccTCAGATGACCccgcatgaaacatgggaccaacactttccatgttgcatttatttttttgttcagtatatacactTAGGAACACATGTCAGCGTAGAGCCCTGAACTATAATAATAAGTCAGCAGTTTATCTGGCAGGACAGTGTGGTGTGTTGTGATATGGAGGCACTTTGGTGATTCTTGATGTTCACTTGTACAACTATTCATCATTACTATTGTATTTAAATTAATTATTTTAACACATTGGTTAAAAGACTCTTGTCACAAAAATGTGATTACATGGAGcaatataccacattacttcATGCTTAAATTTCTTGTTTTACAAACATTGCCAAGCTGCTCATTCATTTCTTGTTGTTGTGATTATTGGTGTAGTCTGTCATTGCAAAAAAATATTTGGTAGAAAATCAGTGGCGTGTATTTTCTTTCATCTGCCTGCTACACTGGCTGGTGGACCAACAGGACTTAGAAAATATTTGTCAAAGTTTGTAAAAACATTCACTACATTGACTATCTGACTTTCACACAGGAGGGAGATGTGAccatcgtggatcctctggggagtctcaacaacatcatgatgctgaagaggcagagaagagtctctccagatcagaacacctcaagaaacaccagcagagacaCACAGGAAAGAAACCAcattgctgctctgactgtgggaaacgTTTCAAATCTTCATCAGAACTTAAAAATCACCAGcgagtacacacaggagagaagccttatagctgtgatcaatgtgggaagagttttactcattcAAGTAATCTGAaaacacaccagagaacacacacaagagATAAGCCTTACAGCTGTGAACAGTGTGGCAAGAGTTTTACTCAGGCAAGCAACCtggtatcacaccagagaacacacacaggagagcagccatacagctgtgatcagtgtggcaagagttttactcagtcaagcaacctggtatcacaccagagaatacacacaggagagcagCCATATAGCTGTGAGCAATGTGGGAAAAACTTTTCTCGGGGAGAACGCCTTAAAgagcaccagagaacacacacaggagagaagccttatatcTGTGACCAGTGTGgcaagagttttactcagtcacGCAACCTgctatcacaccagagaacacacacaggagagcagcCATATAGCTGTGAGCAATGTGgcaagagttttactcagtcaagcaacctggtatcacaccagagaacacacacaggagagcagcCATATAGCTGTGAGCAATGTGGGAAAAGCTTTTCTCGGATAGA
This genomic stretch from Oncorhynchus clarkii lewisi isolate Uvic-CL-2024 chromosome 13, UVic_Ocla_1.0, whole genome shotgun sequence harbors:
- the LOC139364485 gene encoding zinc finger protein 180-like yields the protein MSSINYSPPVKEEEVCWAEKEALVKEEEEEVDVTVKQEGEVVTVKEEKDVSVKEEEDAFRVKEEDVTVKVEEAEKEENAVFEVNEEKERILTEESGDLITTRGRCDHRGSSGESQQHHDAEEAEKSLSRSEHLKKHQQRHTGKKPHCCSDCGKRFKSSSELKNHQRVHTGEKPYSCDQCGKSFTHSSNLKTHQRTHTRDKPYSCEQCGKSFTQASNLVSHQRTHTGEQPYSCDQCGKSFTQSSNLVSHQRIHTGEQPYSCEQCGKNFSRGERLKEHQRTHTGEKPYICDQCGKSFTQSRNLLSHQRTHTGEQPYSCEQCGKSFTQSSNLVSHQRTHTGEQPYSCEQCGKSFSRIEHLKGHQRTHTGEKPYSCNQCGKSFTQSNSLNRHQRTHT